One part of the Lycorma delicatula isolate Av1 chromosome 7, ASM4794821v1, whole genome shotgun sequence genome encodes these proteins:
- the LOC142328088 gene encoding uncharacterized protein LOC142328088 — protein sequence MAITMKYIFCFVAFLASVQVSTSCCFKCKEKLIRHPLPPPPPLPLPRPRPCDYYDDDDDDDDDEVYVSNYPKYSEADYSDDDCDSEQKCYKTFVVEEQASCPSILKPYKPLRPMKPGYNQYPKPYYKKPSGKSDGKSSFKSYKSSRKPDYGKQAPGKTVTVVVDDNDGCDCDYNQNYKKYNEKDIVNDEYRKPCKPPCFPCMTYPYTPSTPITYHYPYSAVINPCPDVSCY from the coding sequence gtttcTACCTCTTGCTGCTTTAAGTGCAAAGAAAAATTGATAAGACATCCtctaccaccaccaccacctctACCACTACCACGACCACGACCATGCGACTATtatgatgacgatgatgatgacgatgatgatgaagTCTACGTCTCCAATTATCCAAAATATAGTGAAGCAGATTATTCTGATGACGACTGTGACTCTgaacaaaaatgttacaaaacctTCGTAGTTGAAGAACAAGCTTCTTGCCCGTCAATATTAAAACCATATAAACCACTTAGACCGATGAAACCAGGTTATAACCAATATCCTAAACCATATTATAAAAAACCATCAGGTAAATCAGATGGTAAATCAAGTTTTAAATCGTATAAATCTTCACGAAAACCAGATTATGGTAAACAAGCCCCTGGTAAAACAGTAACAGTAGTTGTTGATGACAATGATGGTTGCGATTgtgattataatcaaaattataaaaaatataatgaaaaagatattGTAAATGATGAATACCGTAAACCATGTAAACCACCATGTTTTCCGTGCATGACATATCCTTACACTCCAAGCACTCCAATCACTTACCATTACCCATATTCTGCTGTAATTAACCCTTGTCCAGATGTttcttgttattaa
- the LOC142328158 gene encoding uncharacterized protein LOC142328158 — MSCLFVFLAIALQVACSCSFPAYGGCGYSGYGGYGGFGGYGGYGGYGGYGGYGGYGGYGGYGGYGGYGDYGYGLGGYGYGGLGYGYGGLGYGYGGLGYGYGGLGYGYGGLGYGYGGYGGFGGYGGFGGYGGYGGFGGYGFRPLCEEIVIKEKPNDLRKVVVEEEFIVPVRKQSRPRPIEVIANRPYLCHPPALRPRTVCRPVVVPACAPAPCGCA, encoded by the exons ATgtcttgtttatttgtatttcttgcCATCGCCCTTcag GTAGCTTGCTCATGCTCCTTCCCAGCATATGGCGGCTGTGGCTATAGCGGATATGGTGGATATGGCGGATTTGGCGGATATGGCGGATATGGAGGATATGGCGGATATGGCGGATATGGCGGATATGGCGGATATGGCGGATATGGCGGATATGGCGGATATGGTGACTACGGTTATGGCTTAGGCGGCTACGGTTACGGTGGATTAGGCTACGGTTATGGCGGTCTTGGCTATGGTTATGGCGGTCTTGGCTATGGTTATGGCGGTCTTGGCTATGGTTATGGCGGTCTTGGCTACGGTTATGGCGGTTACGGAGGTTTTGGCGGTTACGGAGGTTTTGGCGGTTACGGAGGttatggtggtttcggaggttatgGATTCAGACCATTATGTGAAGAAATTGTTATCAAAGAAAAACCAAACGATTTAAGAAAAGTCGTTGTAGAAGAAGAATTCATCGTTCCAGTACGTAAACAATCTCGTCCAAGACCAATTGAAGTCATCGCTAACAGACCATACCTCTGCCACCCACCAGCATTAAGACCAAGAACAGTATGCAGACCAGTTGTTGTCCCAGCTTGCGCCCCAGCACCATGCGGATGCGcataa